Within the Iodidimonas sp. SYSU 1G8 genome, the region GCTTGCTGAAGAATTTCACCGCCGGACGGGTCGAGGGACCGGCGATCACCAGGTTGCCCACGACGCTCATCAGGGTCGGCCCCTTGTCCGCCGGACCGCCATAGACGTGCACGGCGTTGAACCCGGGGTTGTAGATCAGGTTGTTGATCACCGCGCCGGTCGCGTCCGGTGAGAACACCGGATTGCGGAAGCCGTTATGAGCCATCAGGTTGCGGTGGATCAGCACGGTCCGGCTCTTGCCGCCGACCAGCACACCCATGGAATGGGGCTGCTTGGGATGGATGGAGCGGTTCAGCGTCTCCGCGACGATGCTGTTCCGGATGGTGACGTTGCGAACACCGTCGAACCAGGTGCTGATCCCTTCGTCGATCGCCCATGAAACCGAACAATGGTCGATCAGCACGTTCTCGACGATGCGCGTTCCCTTCGGGCTGCCGAGAATGGCGATGCCGTCCCGGTCCTCGGGCTTCTCGCCGGGGCCGTCGCCGACCCGTATGCGAAGATGCCGCACGATGACATCGCTGGCCTTGATGCGCAGGGTCGAGCCCCTAAGGGTGATTCCGGGCGATGGCGCCGTCTCGCCCGCGATGGTCATTCGGGGGTGATCGACGATCAGTGACCGCGCCAGGGAAATCTCCCCGCCGACGGTGAAGACGATCTTGCGGGCACCCGGCGTGGTCACGGCCTCGCGCAGGCTGCCCGGGCCGGAATCGTTCAGGTTCGTCACCTTGATGAGCCGCCCGTCATCGCCGCCCGAGGTGCGCGCGCCCGCGATTGGCGCGGACGCCGTGTCCGCGGCGGAAACGGACGCCGGCAGCCCCGCCAGCGCGAGGGCAAGGAGACACTGGGTCAGGAATCGCCGCATACCGCCTCCTCGAAGCCACCGATCATCCGCGCCATGGTGAACGCGCCTGCCCGTTCACGCGCCAGCTGTCCGAGCCGGTCCCGTTCGCCACCGGACGCGAGAGCCTGCCGGATCGCCTCGCGCCAGGCAGCCGGATCATTCAGCGGCAGCAGGACACCCGCCATGCACCCCGCCTCGTCGATCAGGGTCTCGCGCTGTTCGGGAATGTCGCTGGCCAGGATCAGCATGCCTTCCGCCATGGCCTCGAGCAATGCATTGCTCTGGCCTTCATAGAGCGACGCGAGGGCGAAGACGTCGCAGGCGCGGTAGAGATCGGGCAGCCGCTCCGGCGGCAGATGGCCCAGCAACAGCAGCCGGCCGTCCATGCCGAGCCCTCGGGCCTGTTCGGCCAGAGCCGGCGCCTGATGGCCGCTCCCCGCGATCACCAGCACAAGGTCCGGAACGCCGGCGGCGGCCTCGACCAGCAGAGGATAATTCTTTTGCGCCGCCAGCCGACCGACCGCGAGCAACAGCGGCGCGCCGGCCGGCAGGCCGAAGGCCGCGCGCGCCTGCGACCGCGACAGGGCGCTGGCCCGCCAGTCCACCCCGTTATGCACGACGGACACGCGGCGAACATAGTCGGCGGGATACCGCGCCACCGACGCGGCAACCGCGCCCGAGACCGCGATGACCTTGCTGTAGACTCCGATGGAGCCGAGCAGCCGGTCCGCGATCCGGAGCAGCGGATGGTAGGTGTTGCAGACACTGCGATGGGAGACGACCCGCCGCTCAATGCCAAGCAGCGCCGCGACACTCTGCCCCACCACATGGGCCAGCGGCAGGAACGAAAGCACGGCGTCGGGACGGTGCCGGCGCAGCGCCGCGAACAGGCGCGGGGCAAGGGTCAGATAGCCGAGGCCCGAGAGCGGACCATCGACAATGAAGCGCGAGCGCACCCTCGCCTCCGGCGCCGGACCGCGCCGGTAGAGAAACCAGAGCTCGACATCGTGTCCCCGCTCCCGCAGCCCGTCCGCCACCCTCTGAGCGGCCTGCTGGGCGCCGCCTCCCGCCGTGAACGACGTCAGCACCACGATGCGGCGGGTCATGGCGCGGCGCCGGCGAGAGCCCGCATATAGGCATCGGCCGCCTTGCCGGCGGTGAAGCTGCGGCCGCGCTCGACCCGCGCGGCGCGCGGCGGCGCCGTATCGAGCGCGTTCGCCATGGCCGCCGCCAGGGCCAGATGATCGCCCACCGGCACCAGCGCCCCCAGATCGCCGCCGCACAGGATCTCGTGCGGGCCACTGGGACAATCGGTGGCGACGGCTGGCGCGCCGCAGGCCAGCGCCTCCACCAGCACGGTGGGAAACCCCTCCCAGGCCGACGCCAGCACGAACAGGTCGGCGCGCGCCATGTAGGCGTAGGGATTGTCGGTGAAGCCGGCGAGCTCGATGTCGTCGCTGATCCCCAGGCTGGCGGCCAGCGCCTCGATGCCGGCGCGCTCGGCGCCCTCGCCCAGGATCAGCAGGCGCGCGGACCTCGTCCGGCGCAAGGCGGCAAAGGCGCGCAGCAGCGTGGGGTAATCCTTCGCGGGCGTCAGGCGGCCCACCGCCAGCAGCACCGGCGGACCGCCATCGCCGAACCATCGGTGCATGCAGGGCTGCGCGGCCTTGTCCAGGATGTCCGCCGAGACGATGGGGTTATGGATGACCACCGCCCGGTCGGGCGCGAGGCCGGAATAGCGCAGCAGGGACTCGCGCACCCCCTCCGACACGCAGATGACCCCGTCGGCCAGCGGGTAGATCCACGGAATGGCGCGGTAGGATCTGCTGCCGCGGAACTGGGCGGCGTTCTTGTCGACCTGGTTGTGCTCGGTCAGCAGGATCCGGGCACCGGTTCGCGCGAGGCGGCCCGCCACGACGGATGCCGTGTTCGCCGAGACCATGGCGCCGAGGATGGCCGACGGCCGGGTGCGGCGGATATGCCGGATCAGGGGCAGGATCGCCGCGCTCCAGCCGCGGCCGCCCATTTCCGCGATCCGGACCCTGGGATCGACCAGTCCGAGGAACTCGCCCTTGCGGCGGAACAGCGCCAGGCCCACGACAACGCCGCGCGCCGCCAGTTCGTTGACCAGCAGGATGCTGACGCGCTCGGCGCCGCCGGCGCGCAGATCCTGCAGCACCATCAGGACGTCCAGCCTCCCCTCCGTGCCGCGATCCTCGGATGCTGGTCGGGATGCTTGCGCCACGGTCCCGGCTCCCGCCGATCAGGAGGTGTAGTAGCTTTGATAGGCCTTCCCGTAATAGGCCGAGCCGTACTGGTACGAGGACAGCCGGTCCATGTCGGCCCGGGTCATGACCACGCCGGCCACGGGGGCGGCACTGCCATCCAGATGCTTGAGACCGTCCACGAGCGTGTTGCGCGGCGTCTTGCCCCAGCGCACCGCGAAGACGACGCTGTCGCAGCGGTCGGCCAGCACCTTGGCGTCGGCCACCGCCAGCAACGGCGGCGTATCGATGACGATCAGGCCGAAATGCGGCTTCAGCTGGGTCAGCAGCGTACGGAACTTCTGCGATTCGATCAGGTTCAGCACGTTCTGGGTTTCGCTGCCGGCGGTGATGTACTGAAACTTGAACTTGTCATGGGTGCGCATGACCGTTTCCAGTTCCGCTTCGCCCGCCAGGAATTCGACGAGACCCGGTCCACGATCGACACCCAGTTCCTGGTGGACCTTGGGGCGGCGCAGGTCGCAGTCGATCAGCAGCACCCGCTTGCCGCTCGAGGCGGCGGCGGCGGCCAGCGACATGCTGGTGACGGTCTTGCCTTCCGCCGGATTGGACGAGGTCACCGCGACGATCTTGGGCGGATTGTCCACATTCGACAGGTTCAGGCTCACCAGCAGATTGCGGTAGCTTTCGGTGTACCGCGACATGGGCGAGGTTACCACCTGCATGGCCTTGCTGGTGTTCGGTGCCGTCTTGCTCTTGATTTCGGGGACGATCGTCAGCACCGGCAGGCCGGTCCAGTTCTCGATATCCCGGGTCGTGTGCACGCCGCTGTCGAGCCGTTCGACGATGACCGCGAGGCCGATGCCCAAGCCCGTGGACCCCACCAGCGCCAGCAGCAGCATCAGCATGGTCTTGGGCGAACTGGGGGTCGAGGGCGGCTGCGCCTCGGAAATGACGCGCGAATCCGTGGTCTGCAGGTCCTGCTGGTCCGCCAGTTCCTTGAAGCGGTTCAGGAATGTCTCGAGCAGCACCCGGTCGGCATCGCCTTCACGCGTCAACTCGCGCAGCTTGATCTGACGCTGGTTGATGCTGGACAAATTGCCTTCGAGACGCCGCTGGGTGCCGACCAGCATGCTCTCGCGCGAACGGGCGACCGCGACCTCGCCTTCCAGCGAGGCGACGATCTTGGCCACTTCCGCGCGCACCTTCTGCTGGATGTCGTCGAGCTCGACCTGGGCCTGCAGGATCTGCGGATGCTTGGGCCCGTAGCGCTGGCTGAGCGAGGCCATGTTGCGCTTGATGTCGGATTCCTGCTCCTTCAGCCGCTGGATCAGGTCGTTGTCGAGCACTTCGGAGACCGACACGCTGCCGTCGGCGCTGTTCATCACCGCGCGCACGTTGGCAAGGCGCGCCTCGGCCTCGGCGCGCTGCGTCCCAGCCGTGACGATCTGCGAGTTCAGCGAGGATAGCTGTTCGGCCGTGGCCGAGATGGCGTCCCGACCCTCGATCAGGTTGGCTTCCTGCCGGTACTGCTCGACGGCCTGCTCAGACGAGCGGACCTGGCCCTTCAACTCTTCCAGGCGCTTGTTCAGCCAGGTGACGGTGCGCTGTGTCGCCTCGAATTTGGCGTCCAGCTGGGAGACCAGATAGACCTCGGCCGCCGCGTTCGCGATCTTAGCCGCCTTTTCCGGCGATTCCGCCTGCGCCGTCAATTCGATCACCCGGCTGCGGCCGCTTCCCGAAACGGTGATCGCGCCGTCGAGGCTGTTGGCCGTGATCCGCTCGATATCGTCGGGCGTCAGCGCCACGTCGTCGCCGCCGCGCACCTTGTCCAGCAGGCTGGCCACGAAGCCGGGTTCCTGCAGGGTCACGTTGAACTCGGGGTCCTTGGTGAGATCGAGTGACTTGACGATGTCTCGGTGCAGCCGATGGGAGGTCAGCACCTCGATCTCGGTCTGGATGGTCTCGAAATCCGGCGGCAATCCGGACAGGACCGCCGTGGTCTCGACCACCCGGTTCACACGAGGCTCGACCAGGATCATGACCGTCGAGCTGTACAGCCGGGTCATCTGCGACAGCACGGCCAGGGTAATCAGCATCACCACGAAGACCGTGCCGATGATGACGTAGCGGCGGCGCCAGAAGAGGCTGAAAAGGTCCCGGAGCGAAACCTCGTTCTGGTCCTGGCCACCCCACATGCCGTACAGCGACAGAAGGCTGCGGCGCCTGGTTTCTGATTGGTCGTTCATCGAACCGGTAAGACCTCGATCTCGCGCGCGGCGGACATACCGCATCGCGCGCCCTGGTGGGCATTGGGGTCGCGGCCAGCGCGCGAGGGCGCGTTACCGGCACACGGGAAAGGGCAGGAACAGCGGAACATGATCAGAAGTACCGCTCACGCACCCGGATGACGTCGCCCGGCATGACCGCGGTTTCGATCGGCAACAGCGTTTCTTCCGATGTCCCGTCGACCGAACGCTTGATGTAGACCTGCTCGGTCTTGGCCCGGTAGGTGAACCCGCCGGCCAGCGCCACGGCCTCGAGCACCGTCATCCCGCTGACATAGGGATAGCTCCCCGGGCTGTTCACCTCGCCGATGATGAAGAACGGCCGGTAGTTCATCACCTGAATGCTGACGTTCGGGTTCTTCACGTAATCCGGCGTCAGCCGCTCGATCATGGTCTGCTCGAGCTGCGCCGTGGTCAGTCCCTGCGCCTTGATGGGGCCGATCAGCGGCAGCGAGATATTGCCGTCGTCGCCGACCTTGAACTCGCCGGACAGATCGGTCTCGCCGAAGACGGTGACCCGCACCTGATCCCCCGGCCCCAGATTATAGCGCTGGTCCGTCTGCGCCGAAGCGGACGCGGCGAACCCCGCCAGCATCACCAGCATCACCGCGAGCCACGTCTTCAGCCAGACGGCCATGCGGCGCCCGGCCATGTCTTCAATAGTCCACATGCAGATCCACATAGGCCGTGTTGATATCAAAATTGTCGCCCAGCACCGTCGAACTGCGCGTGTTGTAGCTGTAGCCCGCTCGCAGCCGGAATTGCCGGCTGAGCAGGTATTCGACCCGCGCGGTGCCACGCCAATTGTCGTCGCTGCGCGCGATGCCTTCATATTCGCGGTGGCGGTATTCGCCGCCCAGGCTGATGATCAGGTTGCGCCGCAACTCGTGATCGACCGTCACGCCGAACCGGGTGTTGAAGAAGCCCGAGCCGCTGCTCTGGGTCGTTTCCTCGACGGTCCGCTCGCCGGTAAAGGTCACCGTCGTCAGCTTGGTCGGCGCCCAGATCACGTTCAGGCCGCCGCCGACACCGCCCACGTCGTCGAACTGCGCGTCGTCATAGGTCTGATGCCGATAGCCCACATACGCCTCGGCGGAGATGGTGCCCGTCAACTCGACGATCACGCCGCCATAGACGCCGTAGCCCTGCGAATCACGGTTGAAGCCGTTGTCGTCGACCGCGAGCCGGTAGTCGCGAATATTGTACGAGCCGCTGACGAAGCCCTGCACCGAACTTGAGAAGTCGTAGCCGACGCGGCCTTCGACATCCCAGGTCAGGCGATCACGATCGTTCTCGTTGATGATCGTGCCGCCCGGACCCTCGACATTCTGGAAATCGATGCTTTCCAGCGCCGTCTGCACCCGGACCGCTACCCGATTGATCCGCTGGTCGAAGGTCAGGGTCGGCAGCACCCGATAGATGATCGTGGGCGTGATGCCGCCGGCATCGTCGGGCGAATCGCGCCTCTCATGCATTCTTGCCGCATTGACGCTGGCCGAAATCCGGCTCGCCTCCGAGATATCGTAGCGTCCCGTGACGTCGACGACGGCGTCCTGATAATCCTCGGAAGAATTCTTGGCATGGAAGGCCAGATCGCCGCTCGCCTTGACCCGAAGCGAATGACGCTTCCAGAGCGAGCGCATGTCCACGGTCGGGCGCACGCTCATGATCGCGTCGGACACCGGGTTGAGCCGGTCGGCGTAGATGTTGTCGTTGTACTCTGCTCGGGCATTGATGGTCGGAAAGAACATGAAGCTGCCGGCCCTGATGCCGACGGGATCATATTCAGGATGCTTCCGGTCCATGACCGTTTCGCCGATGACGGCCTTGCCGAATTCGACCGCATGGCTCGGCTGCGTCTGCAACATGGCGGACAGCGCCAGAGCGGCTCCGGCGGAAAGACAAACCACGCCGTGCCGCTTGAACCGGCGCGGTGCGATACTACGTCTGTTACTGGTTACGTGGTGTCGCCGCATAAACGACATTCTAAGCCCCCTTGACCACCGCCGAATACAGGCGAAATCAGCGGGGAGCCCTCCGACTCCCTGTAACAACGGGACGACCGGCCACGAATGGCTGTCGACCCGCGCTGGCCCGCGCGCACTCCTGCTATCGGCAGTGTCCGTCACCGAATACATATGTGAATTCAGACGATATGTCACTGTGAGTTGCCATGCGGAAGCCACATAGTTAAGTAGGCTTCAGGGCGAGAGGTGACGGATGGGCGGAAAGATTCTGGTGACCGGCGGCGCCGGCTATATCGGCAGCCACACGGCGCAATTGCTGGTGGACGCGGGCAACGAGGTCGTCGTGCTGGACAACCTGTCCAATGGCGACCGTGCGCTGATTCCGGACGGCGCGGCATTCGTCGAGGGCGATGTCGGCGACCGCGCCCTGCTCGCCGAGATCCTGTCCCCCGACTTCGACGCCGTGCTGCATTTCGCGGGCTATCTGGTCGTTCCGGATTCGGTCGCGGACCCGCTCTCCTACTACCGCAACAACACGCTCAACTCGCACGGCCTCATCGAGACGGCCGTCAACGCGGGCGTGAAGCATTTCATCTTCTCGTCCACGGCGGCGACCTATGGCGACGCCGGCACCGAGCCGGTGACCGAGGATACGCCGCCCAATCCGGCCTCGCCCTATGGCCGCTCCAAGCTGATCACCGAATGGATGCTGCGCGACACGGCCGCCGCCCATGACCTGACCTATGTGGCGCTGCGCTATTTCAACGTCGCCGGCGCCGATCCCACCGGCCGGCGCGGCCAGGTGTCGAAGAACGCCACCCACCTGATCAAGCTCGCGGTCGAGGTGCTGACCGGCCAGCGCGATCACATGACCATCTTCGGCGACGACTACAACACGCCCGACGGTACCGGCGTGCGCGACTACATCCACGTGGTCGATCTGGCCGACGCCCATGTCCGCGCGCTCGATTATCTGCGGCGCGGCGGCGACAGCCAGGTGCTGAACTGCGGCTATGGCAAGGGCAGCTCGGTCAAGCAAGTGATCGCGGCGCTGGAGCGGGTCTCGAACCAGAAGGTCAACGCCCTCACCGGCCCCCGCCGGCCGGGCGACGTCGCCGAGGTCGTGGCCGAAGCATCGCGCATCCGCGGCCTGCTCGGCTGGCAGCCCCGGTACGACGATCTGGAGCTGATCGTGAAGACCGCCCTCGACTGGGAGCGCAAGCGGATCGGTCAGGGCTGATCGAAGGGCCGGCGCGCTGGCGCACCGGCCCGGTTTCAGATCAGCGGACCAGGATCGCTTCCTGCTTCCACGGGGCGATGATGTCGTCGCTTTCCTGGAAAGTCTTGGGCAGTTCCTCGACCATGTGCCAGGTCGCGGCGAGGCGGCCGAAGCCGACGAAGAAGGCGACGGTGGTGCCCAGTTCGACGATTTGCGCCTCGGTGAAGTGCTTGCGCAGATTGTCGTAGACGGCATCGTCGATGGACAGATGGTTGGTGGCGAACCGCTCGCCATAATCGATGGCGGCCTTTTCAGCGTCGGTCAGGTTGGTGGCCTGGGCCGGGCGCTCCAGCGAGCAGACCAGATCCTCGGTCACGCCGTCATTGGCGGCTTCAGTGTAGCGGATCGCCATGCAGCTGCGGCACTGGTTGTGGAACGCGACGCGCAGTCGCACCAGTTCGACGAGGCGCGGCGACAGCGTCCGGGTGCGCTTCATGGCGCCGCCGAAACCGACGAAGGCCTTGGCCAGCTCCGGCACGTTGGCGAAAATCCGCATCAGGCCCTGCTCCAGCGGCGTGGCCTCGTCGGCCCGCGTCATGGCGCGCAGTTCCGGATCCCAGTTCTCGATCTCGACCTTGGCAACTCGGGTCATGGTCTCAACTCCTTCAATGTTTTTTCGGCGTGAATTCGATGTGCAGTTCCTTCAGCGCCCGCAGACAGAAATTGGGCTGGTGACGGAACTTGTTCTTGCCCGGCGCGAGCCAGAAATCGTCGATCCGGTCGATGAATGACTTGAAGCCCCAGTACAGCTCGCGACGAGCGAGCGGCGCGCCCAGGCAGTGATGGATGCCCGACCCGAACGCCAGATGGCTGCCGGCGTTCTTGCGCTCCAGATCCAGCTTGTCGGGGCATTCGAAGTGCCGCTCGTCCCGGTTCGCCGCCGCGTAGCGGGTGTTGATGATGGCGCCCTTGGGAATGGTGACGCCGTGCATCTCGATGTCCCTGGCGGCGATGCGGAACAGCCCCTGCACCGGCCCTTCCAGGCGCAGCACCTCCTCGCAGAAGGTCTTCAGGTACTTGTCCGGATCGTTCTTCAGCTTCAGCCACGAGTCCCGGTCGTCGGCCAGCAGCATGATGCCGGCGGACAGGGCGTTGGTCGAGGTCTCGGACCCACCAACGAAGGTGTCGCCGGTCAGCTCGCCATGCAGCTCGTTGTCGTTGAGGGTGCGGCCCCATTCGGGAATGAAGGTGTTGACCAGGTCCGACAACAGGGAATCGTTGGGCTCCTGGCGCAGCTTCTCGATGATCGGCTGGAAATAGTGCTGCTGCTCGATCTCCATCTCGACCGACCAGCGTTCCTCGTCCTCGGTCTGCATCATGCCCAGCTTCTTCACCCAGGCATCGGTCCAGGCCTTGATCTGCCAGATGTCCTCTTCCTTGGCGCCCATCTGCCGGCCGATGATGATCAGCGGCAGCGGTACGGCGAACTGGCGCACCCAGTCGCAGCGGCCATCCTCGATAAAATCGTCGATCAGCCGGTAGGCGAGTTCCTGGACGTCCGGATCCAGCTCCTTGATCTTGCCGGCGCGGAAGGTCTTGTCGAACAGATTGCGCAGGGCGCGGTGGTCCGGGTCGTCGCGCGCGGCCAGCGTCGGCGCCGGCAGCCAGCCCTTTTCCTCGTACAGCGCCCGCATGCGCTTGGCCCGGTCGGTGTTGATGCGGGTATCCTCGACGCTGCGGCTGTTGGAGAAGCTCTCGGTGTCCATCAGCACCTTGCGCAGGTCTTCATAGCGGGTGACGGTATAGAAGCCGGTGACCGGATCCTTCCAGATCGGCGCCTCGTCGCGCAGCATCTTGTAGGCCGGATACGGGCATTCCTGCACTTCCACATCGAGCAGGTTCACCTCATCCGGAGAGGCCGGCTGAACGGGCTCGGCCATGCGGTTCACTTCGACGTCGGACAATGCTGTCTCCTTCCGTTTCGCGGGAGCGCACGCATCCGTCGGGCCGCGCTCCCCTCGCTTCCCCGGAAAAAGGATGCGTCAGCGGCTAAATCGAGTCCATGAAAATTCACGCGTGACCGTCATTGGCCCGCGTGCTGATATGCACGGCATCAGGCGGGGAGACGAAAAATGCTGAAGGCGGTCGAGTTCTTTCGCAAGCGCGCGGGCATGCCGGACGACGAGTTCTACGATTACTGGCTGACCCGGCACGCCCAGGTCGTCCTCGGGCTGCAGGGCCTGGTCCGCTACACCCAGAACCACCCGCTGCCCGAGACGCGCGAGGGCGCCGCGCCGGCCTATGACGGCGTGGTCGAGGTCTGGTTCGACAGCGCGGATGCCCTGCGGCGCAATACCGAAAGCAGCTACTGGCCCGAGGTGGTTGCCGACGAGATGAAGTTCATCGACCGATCCTCCCTCGCCCTGCTGCTGGTCGACGAGCACATCATCATGGACGGCGCCTGGCCGCGCGCCGGCGTCAAGAGCATCAAGACGACGACGCACCGGCCCGGCATGGACATCGCCGCGTTCCAGCGGCACTGGAAGGATGTCCACGGCCCGCTGGTCGGCGCCATCCCCGGCGTGCGCCGCCATGTGCAGAACCACGTCAAGGCCGGCGCCTACCAGTCCGGCGCGGCGGTGTTCTGCGACGGTTATGGCGCCACCTGGTTCGACAGCCTGGCCGATGCCCGCGCCTCCGGCCCGACGCCGGAGCACAAGGCGGTCGATGCCGACGAGGCCGCGTTCAAGGATACCGCCGCGACCATCCGGCTGATGGTCACCGAACATGTGATCAGGGCCTGACCGTGCTGAAATTCGCCGCCTTCTTCCGCAAGCATCCCGAGCTTTCCCATGCCGAGTTCCAGCGCTACTGGCTGGGCGTCCATGCGGGCGTG harbors:
- a CDS encoding glycosyltransferase family 4 protein, which codes for MTRRIVVLTSFTAGGGAQQAAQRVADGLRERGHDVELWFLYRRGPAPEARVRSRFIVDGPLSGLGYLTLAPRLFAALRRHRPDAVLSFLPLAHVVGQSVAALLGIERRVVSHRSVCNTYHPLLRIADRLLGSIGVYSKVIAVSGAVAASVARYPADYVRRVSVVHNGVDWRASALSRSQARAAFGLPAGAPLLLAVGRLAAQKNYPLLVEAAAGVPDLVLVIAGSGHQAPALAEQARGLGMDGRLLLLGHLPPERLPDLYRACDVFALASLYEGQSNALLEAMAEGMLILASDIPEQRETLIDEAGCMAGVLLPLNDPAAWREAIRQALASGGERDRLGQLARERAGAFTMARMIGGFEEAVCGDS
- a CDS encoding glycosyltransferase, coding for MAQASRPASEDRGTEGRLDVLMVLQDLRAGGAERVSILLVNELAARGVVVGLALFRRKGEFLGLVDPRVRIAEMGGRGWSAAILPLIRHIRRTRPSAILGAMVSANTASVVAGRLARTGARILLTEHNQVDKNAAQFRGSRSYRAIPWIYPLADGVICVSEGVRESLLRYSGLAPDRAVVIHNPIVSADILDKAAQPCMHRWFGDGGPPVLLAVGRLTPAKDYPTLLRAFAALRRTRSARLLILGEGAERAGIEALAASLGISDDIELAGFTDNPYAYMARADLFVLASAWEGFPTVLVEALACGAPAVATDCPSGPHEILCGGDLGALVPVGDHLALAAAMANALDTAPPRAARVERGRSFTAGKAADAYMRALAGAAP
- a CDS encoding polysaccharide biosynthesis tyrosine autokinase, giving the protein MNDQSETRRRSLLSLYGMWGGQDQNEVSLRDLFSLFWRRRYVIIGTVFVVMLITLAVLSQMTRLYSSTVMILVEPRVNRVVETTAVLSGLPPDFETIQTEIEVLTSHRLHRDIVKSLDLTKDPEFNVTLQEPGFVASLLDKVRGGDDVALTPDDIERITANSLDGAITVSGSGRSRVIELTAQAESPEKAAKIANAAAEVYLVSQLDAKFEATQRTVTWLNKRLEELKGQVRSSEQAVEQYRQEANLIEGRDAISATAEQLSSLNSQIVTAGTQRAEAEARLANVRAVMNSADGSVSVSEVLDNDLIQRLKEQESDIKRNMASLSQRYGPKHPQILQAQVELDDIQQKVRAEVAKIVASLEGEVAVARSRESMLVGTQRRLEGNLSSINQRQIKLRELTREGDADRVLLETFLNRFKELADQQDLQTTDSRVISEAQPPSTPSSPKTMLMLLLALVGSTGLGIGLAVIVERLDSGVHTTRDIENWTGLPVLTIVPEIKSKTAPNTSKAMQVVTSPMSRYTESYRNLLVSLNLSNVDNPPKIVAVTSSNPAEGKTVTSMSLAAAAASSGKRVLLIDCDLRRPKVHQELGVDRGPGLVEFLAGEAELETVMRTHDKFKFQYITAGSETQNVLNLIESQKFRTLLTQLKPHFGLIVIDTPPLLAVADAKVLADRCDSVVFAVRWGKTPRNTLVDGLKHLDGSAAPVAGVVMTRADMDRLSSYQYGSAYYGKAYQSYYTS
- a CDS encoding polysaccharide biosynthesis/export family protein codes for the protein MWTIEDMAGRRMAVWLKTWLAVMLVMLAGFAASASAQTDQRYNLGPGDQVRVTVFGETDLSGEFKVGDDGNISLPLIGPIKAQGLTTAQLEQTMIERLTPDYVKNPNVSIQVMNYRPFFIIGEVNSPGSYPYVSGMTVLEAVALAGGFTYRAKTEQVYIKRSVDGTSEETLLPIETAVMPGDVIRVRERYF
- a CDS encoding outer membrane beta-barrel protein, yielding MLQTQPSHAVEFGKAVIGETVMDRKHPEYDPVGIRAGSFMFFPTINARAEYNDNIYADRLNPVSDAIMSVRPTVDMRSLWKRHSLRVKASGDLAFHAKNSSEDYQDAVVDVTGRYDISEASRISASVNAARMHERRDSPDDAGGITPTIIYRVLPTLTFDQRINRVAVRVQTALESIDFQNVEGPGGTIINENDRDRLTWDVEGRVGYDFSSSVQGFVSGSYNIRDYRLAVDDNGFNRDSQGYGVYGGVIVELTGTISAEAYVGYRHQTYDDAQFDDVGGVGGGLNVIWAPTKLTTVTFTGERTVEETTQSSGSGFFNTRFGVTVDHELRRNLIISLGGEYRHREYEGIARSDDNWRGTARVEYLLSRQFRLRAGYSYNTRSSTVLGDNFDINTAYVDLHVDY
- the galE gene encoding UDP-glucose 4-epimerase GalE, producing the protein MGGKILVTGGAGYIGSHTAQLLVDAGNEVVVLDNLSNGDRALIPDGAAFVEGDVGDRALLAEILSPDFDAVLHFAGYLVVPDSVADPLSYYRNNTLNSHGLIETAVNAGVKHFIFSSTAATYGDAGTEPVTEDTPPNPASPYGRSKLITEWMLRDTAAAHDLTYVALRYFNVAGADPTGRRGQVSKNATHLIKLAVEVLTGQRDHMTIFGDDYNTPDGTGVRDYIHVVDLADAHVRALDYLRRGGDSQVLNCGYGKGSSVKQVIAALERVSNQKVNALTGPRRPGDVAEVVAEASRIRGLLGWQPRYDDLELIVKTALDWERKRIGQG
- a CDS encoding carboxymuconolactone decarboxylase family protein, producing the protein MTRVAKVEIENWDPELRAMTRADEATPLEQGLMRIFANVPELAKAFVGFGGAMKRTRTLSPRLVELVRLRVAFHNQCRSCMAIRYTEAANDGVTEDLVCSLERPAQATNLTDAEKAAIDYGERFATNHLSIDDAVYDNLRKHFTEAQIVELGTTVAFFVGFGRLAATWHMVEELPKTFQESDDIIAPWKQEAILVR
- a CDS encoding cytochrome P450 — translated: MSDVEVNRMAEPVQPASPDEVNLLDVEVQECPYPAYKMLRDEAPIWKDPVTGFYTVTRYEDLRKVLMDTESFSNSRSVEDTRINTDRAKRMRALYEEKGWLPAPTLAARDDPDHRALRNLFDKTFRAGKIKELDPDVQELAYRLIDDFIEDGRCDWVRQFAVPLPLIIIGRQMGAKEEDIWQIKAWTDAWVKKLGMMQTEDEERWSVEMEIEQQHYFQPIIEKLRQEPNDSLLSDLVNTFIPEWGRTLNDNELHGELTGDTFVGGSETSTNALSAGIMLLADDRDSWLKLKNDPDKYLKTFCEEVLRLEGPVQGLFRIAARDIEMHGVTIPKGAIINTRYAAANRDERHFECPDKLDLERKNAGSHLAFGSGIHHCLGAPLARRELYWGFKSFIDRIDDFWLAPGKNKFRHQPNFCLRALKELHIEFTPKKH
- a CDS encoding EthD family reductase — translated: MLKAVEFFRKRAGMPDDEFYDYWLTRHAQVVLGLQGLVRYTQNHPLPETREGAAPAYDGVVEVWFDSADALRRNTESSYWPEVVADEMKFIDRSSLALLLVDEHIIMDGAWPRAGVKSIKTTTHRPGMDIAAFQRHWKDVHGPLVGAIPGVRRHVQNHVKAGAYQSGAAVFCDGYGATWFDSLADARASGPTPEHKAVDADEAAFKDTAATIRLMVTEHVIRA